Proteins encoded in a region of the Campylobacter geochelonis genome:
- a CDS encoding PepSY-like domain-containing protein: MKKTLIIALFLALSLHAGSKRPISNSQIPKDIKVYVDKNFPDTKIVQALKDKNSGEIKIILKNGVKIDFGSDNQVVDIYGRGYGGKNLSQNLAKLPQTAKDYVKKEFPKSEIVDIDIDDKIEVELDNGIEIDFDKDGNILKVDR; this comes from the coding sequence ATGAAAAAAACTCTAATCATAGCTCTGTTTTTAGCCTTAAGTCTACATGCTGGCTCAAAAAGACCGATTTCAAATAGTCAAATTCCAAAAGATATCAAGGTTTATGTAGATAAAAATTTTCCAGACACAAAGATAGTTCAAGCCTTAAAAGATAAAAATAGTGGCGAAATTAAAATTATCTTAAAAAATGGTGTTAAGATAGATTTTGGAAGCGATAATCAAGTCGTAGATATATACGGAAGAGGTTATGGCGGTAAAAATTTAAGCCAAAATTTAGCTAAACTTCCTCAAACTGCAAAAGACTACGTTAAAAAAGAGTTTCCAAAGAGCGAGATTGTCGATATCGATATCGATGATAAGATAGAAGTAGAGCTAGATAATGGCATTGAAATAGACTTTGATAAAGATGGAAATATTTTAAAAGTAGATAGATAA
- a CDS encoding NifS family cysteine desulfurase produces MKRVYLDNNATTMVDPQAYELMLPYFCEKYGNPNSLHDFGSETHPALRKAMDQLYAGIGADDMDDIIVTSCATESNNWVLKGIYFDKIVTGEKDHIITTSVEHPAIGATCSFLESLGVRITKLDVNSEGLINPDDLRNAIDDKTALVSIMWANNETGAIFPIKELVQIAHERGVLFHTDGVQAVGKIKVDVKDAGVDFMSFSAHKFHGPKGIGGLFIKNSQKLTSLLHGGEHMGGRRSGTLNVPYIVAMGEALEIANKFIDFENIHVKRLRDKLEDALLEIPDVTVVGKREHRVPNTILASIKGVEGEAMLWDLNKAGIAASTGSACASETLESNPIMEAIGADKELAHTALRLSLSRFNTEEEIDYAIEHIKKATQRLRAISSTFAYAPQWHKSGL; encoded by the coding sequence ATGAAAAGAGTTTATTTAGACAACAACGCAACGACTATGGTAGACCCGCAAGCTTACGAGCTTATGCTACCATATTTTTGCGAAAAATATGGCAACCCAAACTCGCTGCACGACTTTGGAAGCGAAACTCATCCAGCACTTCGCAAGGCGATGGATCAACTATATGCTGGAATTGGTGCTGATGATATGGACGATATCATCGTTACATCGTGTGCTACGGAGAGTAACAACTGGGTTTTAAAAGGCATTTATTTTGATAAAATCGTTACTGGCGAAAAAGACCACATTATCACAACTTCAGTTGAGCATCCAGCAATCGGTGCTACCTGTAGCTTTTTAGAAAGTCTTGGCGTTCGAATAACAAAACTCGATGTAAATAGCGAAGGCTTAATCAATCCAGATGATTTAAGAAATGCCATAGATGATAAAACCGCTCTTGTTAGCATCATGTGGGCAAATAACGAAACTGGCGCGATTTTCCCTATAAAAGAGTTAGTTCAAATCGCTCACGAAAGAGGCGTTTTGTTCCATACAGATGGCGTTCAAGCAGTTGGCAAGATAAAGGTAGATGTTAAAGATGCTGGCGTAGATTTTATGAGTTTTTCAGCACATAAATTTCATGGACCAAAGGGAATTGGCGGACTTTTTATAAAAAATAGCCAAAAACTTACAAGCTTGCTTCACGGAGGCGAGCATATGGGCGGTAGAAGAAGTGGCACGCTAAACGTTCCTTACATCGTTGCTATGGGCGAGGCTTTAGAAATCGCTAATAAATTTATAGATTTTGAAAATATCCATGTAAAAAGACTTCGTGATAAGCTTGAAGATGCACTTTTAGAGATTCCAGATGTTACAGTCGTTGGGAAACGAGAACATAGAGTTCCAAACACGATTTTAGCTTCGATAAAAGGCGTTGAGGGTGAGGCTATGCTATGGGATTTAAACAAAGCAGGAATCGCAGCTTCGACTGGTTCAGCTTGTGCGTCTGAAACGCTAGAAAGCAACCCGATTATGGAAGCAATCGGCGCCGATAAAGAGCTTGCTCATACCGCGCTTAGACTATCTCTTTCTAGATTTAATACCGAAGAAGAGATTGATTACGCAATTGAACATATCAAAAAAGCAACTCAAAGACTAAGAGCGATTTCTAGCACTTTTGCTTATGCACCACAGTGGCATAAGAGTGGATTATAA
- a CDS encoding NAD(P)H-hydrate dehydratase: MRNLYLNTNELDKRCSDEFGLSEAILMENAASAIELEVRKLTKGVRVLAVCGSGNNGADAICALRKLAGDYECYALLVSKTQGVMSKYQLSVAKKVGVNLIEDFDGDLDKLGEFECIIDGIFGSGLKRQMSDEICALIDMLNAKNALKIAVDIPSGINQFGQINQNAFKADTTLTMGGLKLGLFLDEAKDFVGKIKVANLGVSRDKFERGSDVKLLEKSDLKLPFRNKANTNKGEFGHTFVMVGDMSGAAQIAGLSASAIGSGLVSLVSDKEIANLSPILMYKSSLNSAKVVIAGCGLGDKKLNLDELTDKICVIDADLCYKKEVIKLLANNENLVITPHPKEFASLLNLTNIENVSVSDVQKNRFELAKIWSQKFKNVLVLKGANTIIAQNGKLYVMSEGSPTLAKGGSGDVLAGVIAGLLAQGYSPLEAAISGTLAHGFAGAKFSKNSYALTPFDLIEEIKCL; the protein is encoded by the coding sequence ATGCGTAATTTATATTTAAACACCAACGAACTAGATAAAAGATGTAGCGATGAGTTTGGGCTAAGTGAAGCTATTTTGATGGAAAATGCAGCCAGTGCAATCGAACTTGAGGTTAGAAAACTAACAAAAGGCGTGCGTGTGTTAGCGGTTTGTGGTAGTGGAAACAACGGCGCTGACGCAATTTGTGCGCTTAGAAAGTTAGCTGGAGACTATGAGTGTTATGCTTTGTTAGTTAGTAAAACACAAGGCGTGATGAGTAAATATCAATTAAGTGTGGCTAAAAAAGTTGGCGTAAATTTGATAGAAGATTTTGATGGTGATTTGGATAAATTAGGCGAGTTTGAGTGCATTATAGATGGCATTTTTGGAAGTGGGCTAAAACGGCAGATGAGTGATGAAATTTGTGCGTTGATAGATATGCTAAATGCTAAAAACGCTCTTAAAATCGCAGTTGATATCCCAAGCGGGATAAACCAGTTTGGTCAAATAAATCAAAATGCTTTTAAAGCTGATACTACACTTACGATGGGTGGGCTAAAACTAGGGCTTTTTTTAGATGAAGCAAAGGATTTTGTAGGCAAGATAAAGGTTGCGAATTTAGGTGTTAGTAGAGATAAATTTGAGAGAGGAAGCGATGTTAAACTTCTTGAAAAAAGCGATTTAAAACTACCATTTAGAAATAAAGCTAACACTAACAAAGGAGAGTTTGGACATACTTTTGTTATGGTTGGAGATATGAGTGGAGCAGCGCAGATAGCAGGACTTAGTGCCAGTGCGATAGGTTCGGGACTTGTTAGTTTGGTTAGTGATAAAGAAATTGCAAATTTAAGTCCGATCTTAATGTATAAAAGCTCTTTAAACAGTGCTAAAGTCGTAATCGCTGGATGTGGGCTAGGCGATAAAAAGCTAAATTTAGATGAACTAACAGATAAAATTTGTGTTATAGATGCGGATTTGTGCTATAAAAAAGAGGTTATAAAACTGCTCGCAAATAACGAAAATTTAGTTATCACACCGCACCCAAAAGAGTTTGCAAGTTTGCTAAATTTAACTAACATAGAAAATGTTAGTGTTAGTGATGTGCAAAAAAACCGCTTTGAGCTAGCCAAAATTTGGAGTCAGAAATTTAAAAATGTTCTTGTTTTAAAAGGTGCAAACACCATCATCGCACAAAATGGCAAGCTATATGTTATGAGCGAAGGCTCGCCAACTTTAGCAAAAGGTGGAAGTGGAGATGTGTTAGCTGGAGTTATCGCTGGGCTTTTAGCTCAAGGGTATAGCCCGCTTGAAGCTGCTATTAGCGGTACTTTGGCTCATGGTTTTGCTGGAGCTAAATTTAGTAAAAACTCATATGCACTAACGCCGTTTGATTTGATAGAGGAGATAAAATGTCTATAA
- the def gene encoding peptide deformylase, with protein sequence MVLEVLTYPNKKLFETSKEVVEFNKELHSFLDDMYETMIAKKGIGLAAIQVGKPVRALIINLVNDEEVQDKADLLEIINPKITHKDGEIIYQEGCLSVPEFYEDVTRAKDIKLEYQDRFGEAKTLDASELLAVCIQHEMDHLNGHLFIEKIGYSKRKKFDKEYKKIKRKI encoded by the coding sequence ATGGTCTTAGAAGTTTTAACATATCCAAACAAGAAGCTTTTTGAAACTTCAAAAGAAGTTGTGGAATTTAATAAAGAGCTTCATAGCTTTTTAGATGATATGTATGAGACAATGATAGCTAAAAAGGGTATCGGACTAGCCGCCATTCAAGTTGGTAAGCCAGTTCGAGCTCTTATAATAAATTTAGTAAATGATGAAGAAGTTCAAGATAAAGCCGACTTGCTTGAGATAATAAATCCTAAAATAACGCACAAAGATGGCGAGATAATCTATCAAGAAGGTTGCTTGTCTGTGCCTGAGTTTTACGAAGATGTAACAAGAGCAAAAGATATCAAACTAGAGTATCAAGATCGCTTTGGCGAAGCTAAAACGCTTGATGCTAGCGAGCTTTTAGCAGTTTGTATCCAGCACGAGATGGATCATTTAAACGGACATCTTTTCATAGAGAAAATCGGCTATAGCAAACGCAAAAAATTCGACAAAGAGTATAAAAAAATAAAAAGAAAAATTTAA
- a CDS encoding YifB family Mg chelatase-like AAA ATPase, whose product MKSLNCATFTDVLRVVRVESIFMRGLPGFSIVGLANTTIKESESRVKAALLSLNFSFPPQKIVINLSPSDLPKSGSHFDLSIALLIALQKHEFDESFYVFAELGLNGEAKSTNSLFSILLFLSNKVKKAKVLVPKDIALKAAMIPNFEVYAISSLDEAIRFFIDEEFAKTCLVNATHPLFEKTIEIGGKNYVPNFNFELDFSDIKGQERAKRACLIAACGMHNIIFEGSPGCGKSMCAKRLRYILPPQSESEVMLAAAYESLNNKNVDFSALRAFRSPHHTSTRSSIFGGGSHTARIGEVALANGGELFFDEFPHFGKQILESLREPLEDNKILISRVNSKTEYETKFIFVAALNPCPCGNLFSKNGNCICSQVQINRYKSAISLPLLDRIDIYVAMDEVRQDDKSTLCSKDMYNDVLRVFTTQKERGQSELNGKLEGSEIERICVLSVQAKDVLNQAISRFNLSQRGINKTLKVARTIADLANSEMIEKAHILESLSFRVRSE is encoded by the coding sequence ATGAAGTCCTTAAACTGCGCCACTTTTACCGATGTTTTAAGAGTTGTGAGAGTGGAGTCGATTTTCATGAGAGGACTTCCTGGATTTAGTATAGTTGGACTTGCAAACACAACTATAAAAGAGAGTGAGAGTCGCGTAAAAGCGGCTCTTTTATCTTTAAATTTTAGCTTTCCACCACAAAAAATAGTTATAAATCTCTCGCCATCAGACTTGCCAAAAAGCGGAAGTCATTTTGATTTATCAATCGCTTTGTTAATCGCACTTCAAAAGCACGAATTTGATGAGAGTTTTTACGTATTTGCCGAGCTTGGACTTAATGGCGAGGCAAAAAGCACAAATTCGCTTTTTTCAATTTTGCTTTTTTTAAGCAACAAAGTTAAAAAAGCAAAAGTATTAGTGCCAAAAGATATCGCGTTAAAAGCGGCGATGATACCAAATTTTGAAGTTTATGCGATATCAAGTTTAGATGAAGCGATACGATTTTTTATAGATGAGGAATTTGCAAAAACTTGTTTAGTAAATGCAACTCATCCGCTTTTTGAAAAGACTATCGAAATAGGCGGTAAAAACTATGTTCCAAATTTTAACTTCGAACTTGATTTTAGCGATATAAAAGGTCAAGAAAGAGCCAAAAGAGCGTGTTTGATCGCAGCTTGTGGAATGCATAATATCATCTTTGAAGGAAGCCCAGGATGTGGCAAAAGTATGTGTGCTAAAAGGCTTCGCTACATTTTGCCACCACAAAGCGAGTCTGAAGTCATGCTAGCGGCTGCTTATGAGTCCTTAAATAACAAAAATGTCGATTTTAGCGCACTGCGTGCATTTCGTAGTCCACATCACACTTCAACAAGAAGTTCGATTTTTGGTGGCGGTTCGCACACGGCTCGTATCGGAGAGGTAGCACTAGCAAATGGCGGTGAGCTGTTTTTTGATGAGTTTCCGCACTTTGGTAAGCAAATTTTAGAAAGCCTTAGAGAGCCACTAGAAGATAACAAAATTCTTATCTCAAGGGTAAATTCAAAAACAGAGTATGAGACTAAATTTATATTTGTAGCTGCACTTAATCCTTGTCCGTGTGGAAATCTTTTTAGTAAAAATGGTAACTGCATATGCTCGCAAGTTCAGATAAATAGATACAAAAGTGCCATTTCTTTGCCTCTTCTTGATAGGATTGATATCTATGTGGCGATGGATGAGGTAAGACAAGATGACAAAAGCACGCTTTGTAGCAAAGATATGTATAATGATGTTTTAAGAGTTTTTACAACTCAAAAAGAGCGAGGACAAAGCGAGCTAAATGGCAAGCTAGAGGGCTCTGAGATTGAACGAATTTGTGTTTTAAGCGTGCAAGCAAAAGATGTGTTAAATCAAGCTATATCGCGTTTTAACCTCTCGCAACGAGGGATAAATAAAACGCTAAAAGTTGCTCGAACTATCGCTGATTTGGCTAACTCAGAAATGATAGAAAAAGCTCATATTTTAGAAAGTCTTAGTTTTAGAGTAAGAAGCGAGTAG
- the folE gene encoding GTP cyclohydrolase I FolE gives MDKDLKQENFEKSVKNMLELLGEDPNREGLLKTPNRVFKAYEFMTSGYSQDPKIVLNDALFESSNNEMVLIKDIEFYSLCEHHLLPIIGRAHVAYIPNGKVVGLSKIPRMVNIFARRLQIQEQMTEQIAQAIQEVIKPKGVGVVLQARHMCVEMRGVEKINSTTTTSALRGSFISDSRTRKEFFSLINSPRDSRF, from the coding sequence ATGGATAAAGACTTAAAACAAGAAAATTTTGAAAAATCAGTTAAAAATATGCTTGAACTTTTAGGCGAAGACCCAAACCGCGAAGGACTTTTAAAGACTCCAAATCGTGTTTTTAAAGCGTATGAGTTTATGACTAGCGGATACTCTCAAGATCCAAAAATCGTGCTAAATGATGCTCTTTTTGAAAGTAGCAACAACGAGATGGTTTTGATAAAAGATATAGAATTTTATAGCCTTTGTGAACATCACCTTTTACCCATCATCGGTAGAGCGCACGTTGCTTATATCCCAAATGGCAAGGTTGTAGGGCTTTCTAAAATACCTCGTATGGTAAATATCTTCGCTCGTCGTCTTCAAATTCAAGAGCAGATGACTGAGCAAATCGCTCAAGCCATTCAAGAAGTAATTAAGCCTAAAGGCGTTGGCGTTGTGCTTCAAGCACGTCATATGTGTGTGGAAATGAGAGGAGTAGAAAAAATCAACTCAACCACGACAACTTCGGCTTTAAGAGGTAGTTTTATATCGGATTCTAGGACTAGAAAAGAGTTTTTTTCGCTTATAAATTCGCCTCGTGATTCGAGATTTTAA
- the tig gene encoding trigger factor has product MEVTSKLVNSANAIAEAKIDAKSIEERVNKLAQKAAKQVKVDGFRQGKVPVAVVLKRYGKELEGDAKQELFKEAIDKALNELGKKPDELLGDPGFSKFEENENGIDAELELSFKPTIDVSGYEEAISEYATPRVTKKEIEAKIEEFLTMIAPLEKIEKDVLEKGDFAKFDFEGFVDGVAFEGGKAEGFVLEIGSNQFIPGFEDGMVGLKVGEEKDINVKFPAEYQAPNLAGKDAIFKVKLHEIQGKVVAKELDDETIKKMMPGEEDASKEKLEERLKTQIREDKFQKLLNEELKPKFVDAVVEKINFDLPKSIVEQEIDFQFRNAWNGFSAEDMAKFREDKDALTAKRESYRADAEKSVKLTFIVDELAKVRNVVVSDQEVVQAIYFEAYRYGVDPKAHLEDYRNRGVLPAVKMALIEEKLFNDLFSKNKKEEKGE; this is encoded by the coding sequence ATGGAAGTTACTTCAAAACTTGTAAATTCAGCTAATGCGATCGCAGAAGCAAAGATTGATGCAAAAAGCATAGAAGAAAGAGTAAATAAATTAGCGCAAAAAGCTGCAAAGCAGGTTAAGGTTGATGGTTTTAGACAGGGTAAAGTTCCTGTAGCTGTAGTTTTAAAAAGATATGGAAAAGAGCTTGAGGGCGATGCAAAACAAGAGCTTTTTAAAGAGGCAATTGATAAAGCGCTAAATGAGTTAGGCAAAAAACCAGATGAGCTTTTAGGAGATCCAGGTTTTTCTAAATTTGAAGAGAACGAGAACGGAATCGATGCCGAGCTAGAGCTATCTTTTAAACCTACAATCGATGTTAGCGGATATGAAGAAGCCATTAGCGAGTATGCAACTCCAAGAGTTACGAAAAAAGAGATTGAAGCTAAGATTGAAGAATTCTTAACTATGATAGCTCCGCTTGAAAAGATAGAAAAAGATGTTTTAGAAAAAGGTGATTTTGCCAAATTTGACTTTGAGGGCTTTGTTGATGGTGTTGCCTTTGAAGGTGGCAAAGCAGAAGGTTTTGTGCTAGAAATCGGCTCAAATCAATTTATCCCAGGCTTTGAAGATGGAATGGTTGGCTTAAAAGTTGGCGAGGAAAAAGATATAAATGTTAAATTCCCAGCAGAGTATCAAGCACCAAATTTAGCTGGAAAAGACGCTATTTTTAAAGTCAAACTTCATGAAATTCAAGGCAAAGTCGTAGCAAAAGAGCTAGATGATGAAACTATTAAAAAGATGATGCCAGGCGAAGAAGATGCAAGCAAAGAAAAACTTGAAGAGAGATTAAAAACTCAAATCAGAGAAGATAAATTCCAAAAACTACTAAACGAAGAGTTAAAACCTAAATTTGTAGATGCAGTAGTCGAAAAGATAAATTTTGACCTTCCAAAGTCAATTGTAGAGCAAGAGATAGACTTTCAGTTTAGAAACGCATGGAATGGTTTTAGTGCCGAAGATATGGCTAAATTTAGAGAAGACAAAGATGCGCTAACAGCTAAAAGAGAGAGCTATAGAGCCGATGCTGAGAAAAGCGTAAAATTAACATTTATCGTTGATGAGTTAGCAAAGGTTAGAAATGTTGTAGTAAGCGATCAAGAGGTTGTTCAAGCGATTTACTTTGAAGCTTATAGATATGGCGTAGATCCAAAAGCTCATCTTGAAGACTATAGAAACAGAGGCGTTTTACCAGCTGTTAAAATGGCGCTTATAGAAGAGAAGCTATTTAACGATTTATTTAGCAAAAATAAAAAAGAAGAAAAAGGCGAGTAA
- a CDS encoding iron-sulfur cluster assembly scaffold protein — MAKNTLIGGSIWDEYSQKVQDRMNNPKFMGEITEEEAKEKGCKLIIADFGAESCGDAVRLYWAVDEKTDIIKDAKFRSFGCGTAIASSDTMAELCIGKTVDEAVKITNIDVEKAMRDNPETPAVPPQKMHCSVMAYDVIKAAAAQYKGIDPEHFEDEIIVCECARVSLGTIKEVIRLNDLKTVEEITQYTKAGAFCKSCIKPGGHEKREYYLVDILAETRAEMEREKLTAIANAKTSDLGADMSFEELNTIGQFKAVEQLMDTDIRPMLAMDGGNLDIIDIRKDDDGKIDIYIRYLGACSGCASGASGTLFAIEAVLKENLSQNIRVMPI, encoded by the coding sequence ATGGCAAAAAATACATTAATCGGTGGCTCAATTTGGGATGAGTATTCACAAAAAGTTCAAGATAGAATGAACAACCCAAAATTTATGGGCGAGATAACCGAAGAAGAGGCAAAAGAAAAAGGCTGTAAGCTTATCATAGCTGACTTTGGCGCTGAGAGTTGTGGCGATGCTGTTAGGTTGTATTGGGCTGTAGATGAAAAAACAGACATTATAAAAGATGCTAAATTTAGAAGTTTTGGTTGCGGCACCGCAATCGCAAGTAGCGATACTATGGCTGAACTTTGTATCGGAAAAACTGTTGATGAAGCTGTTAAGATAACAAATATCGATGTTGAAAAAGCTATGCGTGACAACCCCGAAACTCCAGCTGTCCCACCACAGAAAATGCACTGCTCGGTTATGGCATATGATGTTATAAAAGCTGCAGCAGCTCAGTATAAAGGCATAGATCCAGAGCATTTTGAAGATGAGATTATCGTGTGCGAATGCGCAAGAGTAAGCCTTGGAACGATAAAAGAAGTTATCCGCTTGAATGACTTAAAAACAGTCGAAGAGATAACTCAATACACAAAAGCCGGTGCGTTTTGTAAAAGCTGCATTAAGCCTGGCGGACATGAAAAAAGAGAGTATTATCTAGTAGATATCTTAGCTGAAACTAGAGCTGAGATGGAGCGCGAAAAACTAACTGCGATAGCAAATGCAAAAACAAGCGATTTGGGCGCTGATATGAGCTTTGAAGAGTTAAATACTATCGGTCAGTTTAAAGCAGTCGAACAGCTGATGGATACAGACATCCGCCCGATGCTTGCGATGGATGGCGGAAATCTTGACATCATCGATATAAGAAAAGATGATGATGGGAAAATCGACATCTACATCAGATATCTTGGCGCTTGTAGTGGTTGCGCAAGTGGCGCTAGTGGCACGCTCTTTGCGATAGAGGCTGTTTTAAAAGAAAATTTAAGCCAAAACATAAGAGTAATGCCTATATAA
- the clpP gene encoding ATP-dependent Clp endopeptidase proteolytic subunit ClpP has translation MSFYIPYVVEKSSRGERSYDIYSRLLKDRIIMLSGEINDDVASAIVAQLLFLEAEDPDKDIYLYINSPGGVVTSGFSIYDTMNYIKPDVSTICIGQAASMGAFLLSCGEKGKRYALPNARIMIHQPLGGAQGQATEIEIQAKEILRIKESLNKILAKNTGQKVAKIEKDTDRDFFMSADEAMKYGLIDKVLEKSFK, from the coding sequence ATGAGCTTTTACATACCCTATGTGGTTGAAAAATCTAGTCGGGGCGAGAGAAGTTATGATATCTACTCTCGTCTTTTAAAAGATCGCATTATCATGTTAAGTGGCGAGATAAATGATGATGTGGCAAGCGCGATTGTGGCGCAACTTCTGTTTTTAGAAGCAGAAGATCCAGATAAAGATATCTATCTTTATATAAACAGCCCAGGTGGCGTGGTAACGAGTGGATTTAGCATTTATGATACGATGAATTATATAAAACCAGATGTTAGCACGATTTGTATCGGACAAGCTGCTTCTATGGGTGCGTTTTTACTAAGTTGTGGTGAAAAAGGCAAAAGATATGCTTTGCCAAATGCTAGGATTATGATACACCAACCACTTGGCGGAGCGCAAGGTCAAGCAACTGAGATAGAAATTCAAGCAAAAGAAATTTTGCGTATCAAAGAGTCTTTGAATAAAATTTTAGCTAAAAACACTGGTCAAAAAGTAGCAAAAATAGAAAAAGACACAGATAGAGACTTTTTTATGAGTGCCGATGAAGCGATGAAATACGGACTTATCGACAAAGTTTTAGAAAAGAGCTTTAAGTAA